Proteins encoded by one window of Pseudonocardia alni:
- the lysA gene encoding diaminopimelate decarboxylase: MRAHPAGPMHAGLTPAPESAGPRPESAAALDELAPAVWPRHAARGADGALRLAGADVRDLAAAHGTPLFVLDEDDFRGRCSEFAAAFGAEAVHYAAKAFLCTEIARWVAQEGLSLDVCSGGELAVALRAEFPPERIALHGNNKSLAELEAAVEAGIGGIVVDSFDEIARLADVAAARDTVAPVLIRLTVGVEAHTHEYIATAHEDQKFGFSIAGADTKDSAALEAARRVLAASHLSLVGLHSHIGSQIFETEGFEAAARRVVKVLADLHAEHGGENLTALRTLDLGGGIGIAYRPGDTPLSMPALAEELRAIVTRECAASGLDVPAIAVEPGRAIAGPGTVTVYEVGTVKDVPLGGYSRRYVSVDGGMSDNIRTSLYDAEYDVRLVSRASGHDSVPGGDVPVLSRVVGKHCESGDIVVRDCWLPADLAPGDLLAVAATGAYCYAMASGYNRLPRPAVVAVRDGVDRTLLRRETLEDQFRFEV; the protein is encoded by the coding sequence ATGAGGGCACACCCCGCAGGCCCGATGCACGCGGGCCTCACCCCCGCGCCCGAGTCGGCCGGGCCCCGCCCGGAGAGCGCCGCGGCGCTCGACGAGCTGGCGCCCGCGGTCTGGCCTCGGCACGCCGCCCGCGGCGCCGACGGCGCGCTGCGCCTGGCCGGGGCCGACGTCCGCGACCTCGCCGCGGCCCACGGCACCCCGCTGTTCGTGCTCGACGAGGACGACTTCCGCGGCCGCTGCAGCGAGTTCGCCGCCGCGTTCGGGGCCGAGGCCGTGCACTACGCGGCGAAGGCGTTCCTGTGTACCGAGATCGCCCGCTGGGTCGCGCAGGAGGGCCTGTCGCTGGACGTGTGCTCCGGCGGCGAGCTGGCCGTGGCGCTGCGCGCGGAGTTCCCGCCCGAGCGGATCGCGCTGCACGGCAACAACAAGTCCCTCGCCGAGCTGGAGGCCGCGGTCGAGGCGGGGATCGGCGGGATCGTCGTCGACTCCTTCGACGAGATCGCCCGGCTCGCCGACGTCGCCGCCGCACGGGACACCGTCGCGCCGGTGCTGATCCGGCTCACCGTCGGTGTCGAGGCCCACACCCACGAGTACATCGCCACCGCACACGAGGACCAGAAGTTCGGGTTCTCCATCGCCGGGGCCGACACGAAGGACTCGGCGGCGCTGGAGGCCGCCCGCCGTGTGCTCGCCGCGAGCCACCTGAGCCTGGTCGGGCTGCACAGCCACATCGGCTCGCAGATCTTCGAGACCGAGGGCTTCGAGGCGGCCGCCCGGCGCGTGGTGAAGGTTCTCGCCGACCTGCACGCCGAGCACGGCGGCGAGAACCTGACCGCGCTGCGCACCCTGGACCTCGGCGGCGGCATCGGCATCGCCTACCGGCCGGGGGACACCCCGCTGTCGATGCCGGCGCTGGCCGAGGAGCTGCGCGCGATCGTCACGCGCGAGTGCGCCGCCTCCGGGCTGGACGTGCCGGCGATCGCCGTCGAGCCGGGCCGGGCCATCGCCGGGCCGGGCACCGTCACCGTCTACGAGGTCGGCACCGTCAAGGACGTCCCGCTCGGCGGGTACTCCCGGCGCTACGTCAGCGTCGACGGCGGGATGAGCGACAACATCCGCACGTCCCTCTACGACGCCGAGTACGACGTACGGCTGGTGTCCCGCGCCAGCGGGCACGACTCGGTCCCCGGCGGGGACGTCCCCGTGCTGTCCCGGGTGGTCGGCAAGCACTGCGAGTCGGGTGACATCGTGGTGCGCGACTGCTGGCTGCCGGCCGATCTCGCGCCGGGCGACCTGCTGGCCGTCGCGGCGACGGGGGCCTACTGCTACGCCATGGCGTCGGGGTACAACCGGCTGCCGCGACCTGCTGTCGTCGCGGTCCGTGACGGGGTCGACCGGACCCTGTTGCGTCGCGAGACACTGGAGGACCAGTTCCGTTTCGAGGTGTGA
- the argS gene encoding arginine--tRNA ligase — protein sequence MNPDVLADLVRDVARDVLIRRDLDVSALPADAGVERPRNPDHGDYATNVALRTAKKAGVNPRELATWLAEELATRDGVASAEVAGPGFINLRLAADAQGAIVGEVLAAGAGYGTGDELAGRNVNLEFVSANPTGPLHLGGTRWAAVGDALGRVLSARGAKVTREYYFNDAGAQIDRFVASLVAAAKGQPAPENGYGGDYIAEIAQRVVAAEPGILDLPDQQRDEAFRRIGVGYMFAEIKQKLGEFRVEFDVWFHEQSLHDSGAVETAVAALKEKGSLYEADGAWWLRSTDHGDDKDRVVIKSDGRPAYIAGDIAYLRDKRARGFDLCIYMLGADHHGYVARLKAAAAAFGDDPAVVEVLIGQLVNLVKDGTPVRMSKRAGTVVTMDDLVGAVGVDAARYSLVRSSVDSGLDIDLDLLASRTSENPVFYVQYAHARLSSLARNAADLGITPGEDYGLLSHPREGDLIRTLGEFGDVVRTAAELREPHRVARYLESLAGAYHKFYDSCRVLPQGDEEVSDLHRARLALCVAARTVLANGLALLGVDAPERM from the coding sequence GTGAATCCCGACGTGCTCGCCGACCTGGTCCGTGATGTCGCGCGGGACGTGCTGATCCGACGCGACCTGGACGTCTCCGCCCTGCCGGCCGATGCGGGTGTCGAGCGTCCCCGCAACCCCGACCACGGCGACTACGCGACCAACGTCGCGCTGCGGACCGCCAAGAAGGCTGGCGTGAACCCGCGCGAGCTCGCGACCTGGCTGGCCGAGGAGCTGGCGACCCGCGACGGCGTCGCCAGCGCCGAGGTCGCCGGGCCCGGGTTCATCAACCTGCGCCTGGCCGCCGACGCCCAGGGCGCGATCGTCGGGGAGGTCCTCGCCGCGGGCGCGGGCTACGGCACCGGCGACGAGCTGGCCGGGCGCAACGTGAACCTCGAGTTCGTCTCCGCCAACCCGACCGGCCCGCTGCACCTGGGCGGCACCCGGTGGGCCGCGGTCGGTGACGCGCTGGGCCGGGTGCTGTCCGCGCGCGGCGCGAAGGTCACCCGCGAGTACTATTTCAACGACGCCGGCGCCCAGATCGACCGGTTCGTCGCCTCCCTGGTCGCAGCCGCCAAGGGCCAGCCCGCCCCGGAGAACGGCTACGGCGGCGACTACATCGCCGAGATCGCCCAGCGTGTCGTCGCGGCCGAGCCCGGCATCCTCGACCTGCCCGACCAGCAGCGGGACGAGGCGTTCCGCCGGATCGGCGTCGGCTACATGTTCGCCGAGATCAAGCAGAAGCTGGGGGAGTTCCGCGTCGAGTTCGACGTGTGGTTCCACGAGCAGTCGCTGCACGACTCGGGTGCGGTGGAGACCGCCGTCGCGGCGCTGAAGGAGAAGGGCTCGCTCTACGAGGCCGACGGCGCCTGGTGGCTGCGCTCGACCGACCACGGCGACGACAAGGACCGCGTCGTCATCAAGTCCGACGGTCGCCCCGCCTACATCGCCGGCGACATCGCCTACCTGCGCGACAAGCGGGCCCGCGGCTTCGACCTGTGCATCTACATGCTCGGCGCCGACCACCACGGCTACGTCGCCCGGCTCAAGGCCGCCGCGGCCGCGTTCGGCGACGACCCAGCCGTGGTCGAGGTGCTGATCGGCCAGCTGGTCAACCTGGTCAAGGACGGCACCCCGGTCCGGATGAGCAAGCGCGCCGGCACCGTCGTCACGATGGACGACCTGGTCGGGGCCGTCGGCGTCGACGCCGCCCGGTACTCGCTCGTGCGGTCCTCGGTGGACTCGGGCCTGGACATCGACCTGGACCTGCTGGCCAGCCGGACCAGCGAGAACCCGGTGTTCTACGTCCAGTACGCGCACGCCCGGCTGTCCTCGCTGGCCCGCAACGCCGCCGACCTCGGCATCACCCCCGGCGAGGACTACGGCCTGCTGTCCCACCCCCGCGAGGGCGACCTGATCCGCACCCTCGGCGAGTTCGGCGACGTCGTGCGCACCGCCGCCGAGCTGCGCGAGCCGCACCGGGTCGCCCGCTACCTGGAGTCGCTCGCCGGCGCCTACCACAAGTTCTACGACTCCTGCCGCGTCCTGCCCCAGGGCGACGAGGAGGTCTCCGACCTGCACCGCGCGCGCCTCGCGCTCTGCGTCGCCGCCCGCACGGTGCTCGCCAACGGCCTGGCGCTGCTCGGCGTCGACGCCCCGGAACGGATGTGA
- a CDS encoding DUF3105 domain-containing protein, with translation MASGKSGKKRPSMPSSVGRRQFPWGMVAAITVLVLLAGAFIVYPLVQRNQNRAWEPTDDNRNPALAIPGIVSQDYPGLQHVLGFQRVAYTHSPPFGGAHDGFWAACNGVVYPNPVRSENLVHSLEHGAVWIAYNPDTLDEAGKAALSQRVEGQPYTVMSPYPGLDAPISLQSWGNQLRVQTADDERIDQFIRALRLNRFTHPEVGASCDALGAQGFDQDNPPAFQPIPEQSAVDGQTILPENQGATPGGAPAPDPAVPGQPAPGQAPAPAPAPGQ, from the coding sequence ATGGCCAGCGGCAAGTCCGGCAAGAAGCGACCGTCGATGCCGAGCTCGGTCGGCCGGCGCCAGTTCCCCTGGGGCATGGTCGCCGCGATCACCGTGCTGGTGCTGCTCGCGGGGGCGTTCATCGTCTACCCGCTGGTGCAGCGCAACCAGAACCGGGCCTGGGAGCCCACCGACGACAACCGCAACCCGGCGCTCGCGATCCCCGGCATCGTCAGCCAGGACTACCCGGGCCTGCAGCACGTGCTCGGCTTCCAGCGGGTCGCCTACACCCACAGCCCGCCCTTCGGCGGCGCGCACGACGGCTTCTGGGCCGCGTGCAACGGCGTGGTCTACCCGAACCCGGTCCGCTCGGAGAACCTCGTGCACTCCCTGGAGCACGGTGCCGTGTGGATCGCCTACAACCCCGACACCCTCGACGAGGCGGGCAAGGCCGCACTGTCCCAGCGGGTCGAGGGGCAGCCGTACACGGTGATGTCGCCCTACCCGGGACTCGACGCCCCGATCTCGCTGCAGTCCTGGGGCAACCAGCTGAGGGTCCAGACCGCCGACGACGAGCGGATCGACCAGTTCATCCGCGCGCTGCGGCTCAACCGCTTCACCCACCCCGAGGTCGGCGCCTCCTGCGACGCCCTCGGCGCGCAGGGCTTCGACCAGGACAACCCGCCGGCCTTCCAGCCGATCCCGGAGCAGTCCGCCGTCGACGGGCAGACGATCCTGCCCGAGAACCAGGGCGCCACCCCCGGCGGCGCCCCGGCGCCCGACCCGGCCGTCCCCGGGCAGCCCGCACCCGGGCAGGCCCCGGCGCCCGCACCGGCCCCCGGGCAGTGA
- a CDS encoding DUF305 domain-containing protein, with product MTTPAEETPLWRNPITITLGVIALVAVLVAGFAVRGAFGPFVPEPGSVDVGFAQDMTVHHRQAVEMASWERDRATDPRVRQLAFDIETTQNQQVGRMQGWLGLWDAPSLPGGGHMAWMDDSAHAGMSGMSGTSGGVATMPGMASTADLARLRATPPGTALDVEFLQLMLRHHQGGVSMLEYARDHADTGEVRNLAGQMLFSQNSEADLMRGLLAERGAAPLPLG from the coding sequence ATGACGACCCCGGCCGAGGAGACCCCGCTCTGGCGGAACCCGATCACGATCACGCTCGGCGTGATCGCGCTGGTCGCGGTGCTCGTCGCCGGGTTCGCGGTACGCGGCGCGTTCGGCCCGTTCGTGCCCGAGCCGGGCTCGGTCGACGTCGGGTTCGCCCAGGACATGACCGTGCACCACCGTCAGGCCGTCGAGATGGCGTCCTGGGAGCGCGACCGCGCCACCGACCCGCGGGTGCGGCAGCTGGCGTTCGACATCGAGACCACCCAGAACCAGCAGGTCGGCCGGATGCAGGGCTGGCTCGGCCTGTGGGACGCGCCGAGCCTGCCCGGCGGCGGCCACATGGCCTGGATGGACGACTCCGCGCACGCCGGCATGTCCGGCATGTCGGGGACCTCCGGCGGCGTCGCGACGATGCCGGGCATGGCGAGCACCGCCGACCTCGCCCGGCTCCGGGCCACCCCGCCCGGCACAGCGCTGGACGTCGAGTTCCTCCAGCTCATGCTGCGCCACCACCAGGGCGGCGTGTCGATGCTCGAGTACGCCCGCGACCACGCCGACACCGGCGAGGTCCGCAACCTCGCCGGGCAGATGCTCTTCTCGCAGAACTCCGAGGCGGACCTGATGCGCGGGCTGCTCGCCGAGCGGGGCGCGGCCCCGCTGCCCCTGGGCTGA